The Glycine soja cultivar W05 chromosome 6, ASM419377v2, whole genome shotgun sequence genome has a window encoding:
- the LOC114416798 gene encoding malate dehydrogenase, mitochondrial → MMKPSMLRSLHSAATRGASHLSRRGYASEPVPERKVAVLGAAGGIGQPLSLLMKLNPLVSSLSLYDIAGTPGVAADVSHINTGSEVVGYQGDEELGKALEGADVVIIPAGVPRKPGMTRDDLFNINAGIVKTLCTAIAKYCPHALVNMISNPVNSTVPIAAEVFKKAGTYDEKRLFGVTTLDVVRAKTFYAGKANVPVAGVNVPVVGGHAGITILPLFSQATPKANLDDDVIKALTKRTQDGGTEVVEAKAGKGSATLSMAYAGALFADACLKGLNGVPDVVECSFVQSTVTELPYFASKVRLGKNGVEEVLGLGPLSDFEQQGLESLKPELKSSIEKGIKFANQ, encoded by the exons ATGATGAAGCCATCGATGCTCAGATCTCTTCACTCTGCCGCCACCCGCGGCGCCTCCCACCTCTCCCGCCGTGGCTACGCCTCCGAGCCGGTGCCGGAGCGCAAGGTGGCCGTTCTAGGTGCCGCCGGCGGGATCGGGCAACCCCTCTCCCTTCTCATGAAGCTCAACCCCCTCGTTTCCAGCCTCTCCCTCTACGATATCGCCGGAACTCCCGGTGTCGCCGCCGATGTCAGCCACATCAACACCGGATCTGAG GTGGTGGGGTACCAAGGTGACGAAGAGCTCGGAAAAGCTTTGGAGGGTGCAGATGTTGTTATAATTCCTGCTGGTGTGCCCAGAAAGCCTGGAATGACTCGTGATGATCTTTTTAACATCAATGCTGGCATTGTTAAGACACTGTGTACTGCTATTGCTAAGTACTGCCCTCAT GCCCTTGTTAACATGATAAGCAATCCTGTGAACTCCACTGTTCCTATTGCTGCTGAAGTTTTCAAGAAGGCAGGAACGTATGATGAGAAGAGATTGTTTGGTGTTACCACCCTTGATGTTGTTAGGGCAAAAACTTTCTATGCTGGGAAAGCCAATGTTCCAGTTGCTG GTGTTAATGTACCTGTTGTGGGTGGCCATGCAGGCATTACTATTCtgccattattttctcaa GCCACACCAAAAGCCAATCTTGATGATGATGTCATTAAGGCTCTTACAAAGAGGACACAAGATGGAGGAACAGAAGTTGTAGAAGCTAAGGCTGGAAAGGGTTCTGCAACTTTGTCAATGGC CTATGCTGGTGCCCTATTTGCTGATGCTTGCCTTAAGGGCCTCAATGGAGTCCCAGATGTTGTGGAGTGCTCATTCGTGCAATCCACTGTTACTGAACTTCCCTACTTTGCTTCCAAG GTGAGGCTTGGGAAGAATGGAGTGGAGGAAGTTCTGGGCTTAGGACCTCTCTCAGATTTTGAGCAACAAGGCCTCGAAAGCCTTAAGCCTGAACTCAAATCATCAATTGAGAAGGGAATCAAATTTGCCAACCAGTAA